The following coding sequences lie in one Saccharopolyspora hordei genomic window:
- a CDS encoding ABC transporter permease gives MTEQGTSSLTSEPAPTEPAAAVAEPTGKTEKPRGLWSDAWRDLRRRPIFLASMVIIFVLLVMAFFPQLFTSVDPNHMDLSRSRQEPSAEAWFGYDTQGRDIFARCIYGARASIIVGVMATLLTVLLGSVIGLIAGYFGGWLDSLLSRFGEIFLGLPFVLGAIVILTTLNPATEVPDTFKITSLVILSISILSWPISMRIMRSAAISAVNQDYVKAARALGAGPVRIILRHMLPNCLAPVLVYATIALGTFIALEATLSFLGLGLRSPVVSWGVMIADSRQYIQTSPHLLFFPAAFLVVTVLAFVMLGDAVRDALDPKQK, from the coding sequence ATGACTGAACAAGGCACCTCCAGTCTGACCTCAGAACCGGCTCCGACCGAGCCGGCGGCCGCGGTGGCCGAGCCCACGGGCAAGACCGAGAAGCCGCGCGGGCTGTGGAGCGACGCCTGGCGCGACCTGCGCCGCCGGCCGATCTTCCTGGCCTCGATGGTGATCATCTTCGTGCTGCTGGTGATGGCCTTCTTCCCGCAGCTGTTCACCTCGGTCGACCCCAACCACATGGACCTGTCGCGGTCCCGGCAGGAGCCGTCGGCCGAGGCCTGGTTCGGCTACGACACGCAGGGGCGGGACATCTTCGCCCGGTGCATCTACGGCGCCCGCGCCTCGATCATCGTCGGCGTCATGGCGACCCTGCTGACGGTGCTGCTCGGGTCGGTGATCGGCCTGATCGCCGGCTACTTCGGCGGGTGGCTGGACAGCCTGCTGTCCCGGTTCGGCGAGATCTTCCTGGGCCTGCCGTTCGTGCTCGGCGCGATCGTCATCCTGACCACGCTGAACCCGGCCACCGAGGTCCCCGACACCTTCAAGATCACGTCGCTGGTGATCCTGTCGATCTCCATCCTGTCCTGGCCGATCTCGATGCGGATCATGCGCTCCGCGGCGATCTCGGCGGTCAACCAGGACTACGTCAAGGCCGCGCGCGCCCTGGGCGCCGGGCCGGTGCGGATCATCCTGCGGCACATGCTGCCGAACTGCCTGGCACCGGTCCTGGTGTACGCCACGATCGCGCTCGGGACGTTCATCGCGCTCGAGGCGACGCTGTCGTTCCTCGGTCTGGGCCTGCGGTCGCCGGTGGTGTCGTGGGGCGTGATGATCGCCGACTCGCGCCAGTACATCCAGACCTCGCCGCACCTGCTGTTCTTCCCGGCGGCGTTCCTGGTGGTCACCGTGCTGGCGTTCGTCATGCTCGGGGACGCCGTGCGCGACGCGCTCGACCCGAAGCAGAAGTAG
- a CDS encoding ABC transporter permease subunit yields MGRYVLRRLLQLIPVFIGTTFIIYALIWALPGDPFAGRCGDRPCPPAYIAEMTEKYNLDDPIIVQYFKYLGQILQGDFGETYSGIPVNQLVADAYPITLRLAIVALAFAALIGIGAGILTGLRGRGFADNLVLVSTLFLISLPVFVTGFILQVVLGTELGIIKPSVSSQATWGELIVPGFVLGSTSMAYVARLTRTSLMENKRADYVRTAVAKGLEPKRVVGIHLLRNSLIPVITFLGTELGALMGGAIVTEGIFNIRGIGGLVYKAILTKEGTTVVGIVTLLVLVYLLMNLLVDMLYAVLDPRIRYD; encoded by the coding sequence GTGGGACGCTACGTGCTGCGGCGGCTGCTGCAGCTGATCCCGGTTTTCATCGGGACGACGTTCATCATCTACGCCCTCATCTGGGCGTTGCCCGGCGATCCGTTCGCCGGCCGCTGCGGGGACCGGCCGTGCCCGCCCGCGTACATCGCGGAGATGACCGAGAAGTACAACCTGGACGACCCGATCATCGTCCAGTACTTCAAGTACCTCGGGCAGATCCTGCAGGGCGACTTCGGGGAGACCTACTCGGGCATCCCGGTCAACCAGCTGGTCGCCGACGCCTACCCGATCACCCTGCGGCTGGCCATCGTGGCACTGGCCTTCGCGGCGCTGATCGGCATCGGCGCGGGCATCCTGACCGGTCTGCGCGGTCGCGGCTTCGCCGACAACCTCGTGCTGGTCTCGACCCTGTTCCTCATCTCGCTGCCGGTGTTCGTCACCGGCTTCATCCTGCAGGTCGTGCTGGGCACCGAGCTCGGCATCATCAAGCCGAGCGTGAGCTCGCAGGCCACCTGGGGCGAGTTGATCGTGCCGGGCTTCGTGCTGGGCAGCACCTCGATGGCCTACGTGGCGCGGTTGACCCGCACCAGCCTGATGGAGAACAAGCGGGCCGACTACGTGCGCACCGCCGTGGCCAAGGGGCTCGAGCCCAAGCGGGTCGTCGGCATCCACCTGCTGCGCAACTCGCTGATCCCGGTGATCACCTTCCTGGGCACCGAGCTCGGCGCGCTCATGGGCGGTGCCATCGTCACCGAAGGCATCTTCAACATCCGGGGCATCGGCGGTCTGGTCTACAAGGCCATCCTCACCAAGGAAGGCACCACGGTCGTCGGCATCGTGACCCTGCTGGTCCTGGTGTACCTGCTGATGAACCTGCTCGTGGACATGCTCTACGCGGTTCTCGACCCGAGGATCCGATATGACTGA
- a CDS encoding peptide ABC transporter substrate-binding protein: protein MRKRRLAAWVAAPLVVGLLASGCGGGGGGAAEDGIVSVNSTEPENPLVPGNTTETGGGNVLKAMFTGLVAYDEKTSEPYNEVAESIETTDNKVFKIKLKPGWTFHDGSPVTANSFVKAWNYAAYGPNGQSTTSFFEHIQGYDEVNPGGEEAEGSGPPPTATEMSGLKVIDDLNFEVTLKAPFATFPVMLGYTAFSPLPESFFQDPKAFEEHPIGNGPFKFEERQPNAYIKLSKYDQYAGKYKPQINGIEFRIYNELETAYQDLVSGNLDFIDQLPPSAMVGDKWKTDLQGRGESKPILSNNALQVPLYDDKYKDPRVRQAISMAIDRKQITSTVFQNTYEPANGWVPGGVIPGYQDGGCGEWCEFNPEKAKQLLAETGFQGPITITSNSDGGHKEWIEAICGQIKNNLGVDCVFNPVPTFSEFLKMHDENAHNGPFRFGWLGDYPAAETFLGKIYRTAASSNYMRYSSPEFDAAMDRADQAPTEDEANRLYGEAEKVLAKDMPSIPLWNQKASVGWSERLDGATVTFDRTLNFETVKLKS, encoded by the coding sequence ATGCGGAAACGACGCTTGGCCGCCTGGGTCGCGGCCCCACTCGTCGTGGGGCTGCTCGCCAGTGGCTGCGGCGGTGGCGGCGGTGGCGCGGCCGAGGACGGCATCGTCTCGGTCAACTCCACTGAGCCCGAGAACCCGCTGGTGCCGGGCAACACCACCGAGACCGGTGGTGGCAACGTGCTCAAGGCGATGTTCACCGGCCTGGTTGCGTACGACGAGAAGACCTCCGAGCCGTACAACGAGGTCGCCGAGTCGATCGAGACGACCGACAACAAGGTCTTCAAGATCAAGCTCAAGCCGGGCTGGACCTTCCACGACGGCAGCCCGGTCACCGCGAACAGCTTCGTGAAGGCCTGGAACTACGCCGCCTACGGGCCCAACGGCCAGTCGACCACGTCCTTCTTCGAGCACATCCAGGGCTACGACGAGGTCAACCCGGGCGGGGAGGAGGCCGAGGGCAGCGGCCCGCCGCCCACGGCCACGGAGATGTCCGGCCTGAAGGTGATCGACGACCTGAACTTCGAGGTCACCCTCAAGGCGCCGTTCGCCACCTTCCCGGTGATGCTCGGTTACACCGCGTTCTCGCCGCTGCCGGAGAGCTTCTTCCAGGACCCGAAGGCGTTCGAGGAGCACCCGATCGGCAACGGCCCGTTCAAGTTCGAGGAGCGGCAGCCGAACGCCTACATCAAGCTGAGCAAGTACGACCAGTACGCGGGCAAGTACAAGCCGCAGATCAACGGCATCGAGTTCCGCATCTACAACGAGCTGGAGACGGCCTACCAGGACCTGGTCTCGGGCAACCTCGACTTCATCGACCAGCTGCCGCCGTCGGCGATGGTCGGTGACAAGTGGAAGACCGACCTGCAGGGCCGTGGCGAGTCGAAGCCGATCCTGAGCAACAACGCGCTCCAGGTGCCGCTGTACGACGACAAGTACAAGGACCCGCGGGTGCGGCAGGCCATCTCGATGGCGATCGACCGCAAGCAGATCACCTCGACCGTCTTCCAGAACACCTACGAGCCGGCCAACGGCTGGGTGCCGGGCGGCGTCATCCCGGGCTACCAGGACGGCGGCTGCGGTGAGTGGTGCGAGTTCAACCCGGAGAAGGCCAAGCAGCTGCTGGCCGAGACCGGCTTCCAGGGGCCGATCACCATCACCTCGAACTCCGACGGTGGCCACAAGGAGTGGATCGAGGCCATCTGCGGCCAGATCAAGAACAACCTGGGCGTGGACTGCGTCTTTAACCCGGTCCCAACGTTCTCCGAGTTCCTGAAGATGCACGACGAGAACGCGCACAACGGGCCGTTCCGCTTCGGCTGGCTGGGTGACTACCCGGCGGCGGAGACCTTCCTGGGCAAGATCTACCGCACGGCTGCGTCGTCCAACTACATGCGCTACTCCAGCCCGGAGTTCGACGCCGCGATGGACCGCGCGGACCAGGCGCCCACCGAGGACGAGGCCAACCGGCTCTACGGCGAGGCGGAGAAGGTCCTGGCCAAGGACATGCCGTCCATCCCGCTTTGGAACCAGAAGGCCTCGGTCGGCTGGTCCGAGCGGCTCGATGGTGCGACCGTGACCTTTGACCGGACGCTCAACTTCGAGACCGTCAAGCTCAAGTCCTGA
- a CDS encoding Ppx/GppA phosphatase family protein yields the protein MSRVAAIDCGTNSIRLLVADVTEHDDGRRDLRDIYRGMRIVRLGQGVDATGRLAEEALERTRAALVDYAAMAARKGVERVRMVATSATRDASNREDFFAMVREVLGVDAEVISGEEEARLSFTGAVGDLDPLDGPFVVTDVGGGSTEVVVGTWDGVRADVAAAHSADVGCVRLTERCLHSDPPTADEVREAEKVARQVLDEAFAAVDCSGATTWVGVAGTVTTLSAIAQDLPEYDPVAIHLSHISQNRVERISEELLGMSHDERAAIGSMHPGRVDVIGGGALVVKVLAEELAERAGITGVTVSEHDILDGIALSIS from the coding sequence ATGTCACGGGTGGCGGCGATCGACTGCGGGACGAACTCGATCCGGCTGCTGGTAGCCGATGTGACGGAGCACGACGACGGGCGCCGCGATCTGCGCGACATCTACCGCGGGATGCGGATCGTCCGCCTCGGCCAGGGCGTGGACGCCACCGGCCGGCTCGCCGAGGAGGCGCTGGAGCGGACCCGGGCGGCGCTGGTCGACTACGCCGCGATGGCCGCCCGCAAGGGCGTCGAGCGGGTGCGGATGGTGGCGACCTCGGCGACCCGCGACGCGTCCAACCGCGAGGACTTCTTCGCGATGGTGCGGGAGGTGCTCGGCGTCGACGCGGAGGTGATCAGCGGCGAGGAGGAGGCCCGGCTGTCGTTCACCGGGGCGGTCGGGGACCTGGACCCGCTGGACGGCCCGTTCGTCGTCACCGACGTCGGCGGCGGGTCCACCGAGGTCGTGGTCGGCACCTGGGACGGCGTGCGCGCCGACGTCGCGGCCGCGCACTCCGCCGACGTGGGCTGCGTGCGGCTGACCGAGCGCTGCCTGCACTCCGACCCGCCCACCGCGGACGAGGTGCGGGAGGCCGAGAAGGTGGCCCGCCAGGTGCTCGACGAGGCGTTCGCCGCGGTGGACTGCTCCGGCGCCACGACGTGGGTCGGGGTGGCCGGGACCGTGACCACGTTGTCGGCGATCGCGCAAGACCTCCCGGAATATGACCCGGTGGCAATTCACCTTTCCCACATTTCCCAGAATCGGGTCGAACGCATCTCCGAAGAACTGCTCGGCATGTCGCACGACGAACGCGCCGCAATCGGGTCGATGCACCCCGGGCGGGTGGACGTGATCGGCGGCGGTGCGCTGGTGGTCAAGGTCCTCGCCGAGGAATTGGCCGAGCGGGCGGGCATCACGGGCGTCACTGTCAGTGAGCACGACATCCTCGACGGTATTGCCCTGTCTATCAGCTAG
- a CDS encoding lytic murein transglycosylase: MTSRSKRHGKQDTVSRFGGVAKDRARRWVAITALAPAVLLPLTLVAASSSFVSEQQDPPEADLRELGVTGSLPRAPRPGPDLLEQADDPRELAEGEPALDLPTGPLGIPEVVLTAYHRAADAANHRNPGCGLRWSVLAAIGRVESGHARAGRVDAAGTTARAILGPRLSGGPGIAAVPDTDGGRLDGDPVWDRAVGPMQFIPSTWRKYAVDGNADGTASPHNVHDATAAAGDYLCSGGGDLRRARDLVSAVFRYNHSESYVRTVLVWAAAYDGGVTPTPSELAPEVDDVLAGDRLPDGPAVLAAPAAPPPAPAPPAAPVPPAERPPLPPAAPAPSGEPAPGGLLPKPEEVNLPPVPEPTLPELTPPLDPSTPGPTAPPSSTPGAPPSSTTPPPSSTAPGEPPSEPGTPPSSTAPPSSGTEPGTPPPSTGTPSAEPTTGADSTSPTVTEPVPPTGERPVESLGACDPAVLGRGEFALAPPAPGAAIAPGTTDPAAVAPGQEVYVNGSPGVVATCTVPVA, encoded by the coding sequence GTGACGTCTCGCAGCAAGCGCCACGGCAAGCAGGACACGGTCTCGCGGTTCGGCGGGGTGGCGAAGGACCGGGCGCGGAGGTGGGTCGCGATCACCGCGCTCGCTCCTGCCGTGCTGCTCCCGCTGACGCTGGTGGCGGCGTCGAGCTCCTTCGTGAGCGAGCAGCAGGACCCGCCGGAGGCGGACCTGCGCGAGCTGGGCGTGACCGGCAGCCTGCCCCGCGCCCCGCGCCCCGGCCCGGACCTGCTGGAGCAGGCGGACGACCCGCGCGAGCTGGCCGAGGGCGAGCCGGCGCTCGACCTGCCCACCGGGCCGCTCGGCATCCCGGAGGTCGTGCTCACCGCCTACCACCGGGCCGCCGACGCGGCGAACCACCGCAACCCGGGCTGCGGGCTGCGGTGGTCGGTGCTGGCCGCGATCGGCCGCGTCGAGTCGGGGCACGCCCGCGCCGGCCGCGTCGACGCGGCCGGCACCACGGCGCGCGCCATCCTCGGCCCGCGGTTGTCCGGCGGTCCGGGGATCGCGGCGGTCCCGGACACCGACGGCGGTCGGCTCGACGGCGACCCGGTGTGGGACCGCGCGGTCGGGCCGATGCAGTTCATCCCGTCGACGTGGCGGAAGTACGCGGTGGACGGCAACGCCGACGGCACGGCGAGCCCGCACAACGTCCACGACGCGACCGCCGCGGCCGGGGACTACCTGTGCAGCGGGGGCGGGGACCTGCGCCGGGCGCGGGACCTGGTGTCGGCGGTGTTCCGCTACAACCACTCCGAGAGCTACGTCCGCACGGTGCTGGTCTGGGCGGCGGCCTACGACGGCGGCGTGACGCCGACGCCGTCGGAGCTGGCGCCGGAGGTCGACGACGTGCTCGCCGGGGATCGGCTGCCCGACGGGCCCGCGGTGCTGGCCGCCCCGGCCGCACCGCCACCCGCTCCCGCGCCGCCGGCCGCCCCCGTACCGCCGGCCGAGCGGCCTCCGCTCCCGCCCGCCGCCCCGGCACCGTCCGGGGAGCCGGCGCCCGGCGGGCTGCTGCCGAAGCCGGAGGAGGTGAACCTCCCGCCCGTCCCGGAACCGACGCTGCCGGAGCTCACCCCGCCGCTCGACCCGAGCACGCCGGGGCCGACCGCGCCGCCGTCGTCGACCCCCGGTGCGCCGCCGTCGTCGACGACGCCACCACCGTCGTCCACCGCGCCCGGCGAGCCGCCGTCCGAGCCCGGGACCCCGCCGTCGTCCACCGCGCCGCCGTCGTCGGGGACCGAGCCGGGGACCCCGCCGCCGAGCACCGGCACACCGTCGGCTGAACCCACGACCGGGGCCGATTCGACGTCACCGACCGTCACCGAGCCGGTGCCCCCAACGGGCGAACGGCCGGTCGAGTCGTTGGGCGCCTGCGATCCGGCGGTCCTGGGGCGCGGCGAGTTCGCGCTCGCCCCACCGGCCCCCGGCGCGGCGATCGCGCCGGGCACCACCGATCCCGCGGCCGTGGCGCCGGGCCAGGAGGTGTACGTGAACGGCTCCCCGGGCGTCGTCGCCACGTGCACGGTCCCGGTGGCCTGA
- a CDS encoding isovaleryl-CoA dehydrogenase — MHSTHQVTNQPPPLSGFDPLACDPALGAALTRYAVGDLTALAKEAGSEEAREHGRLANENPPQLRTHDRYGHRVDEVEFHPSWHWLMSRAVEHGLHAAPWTSGPGAHLRRAAGFYLWSQVEAGHGCPISMTYSAVPALRYQPELAAELVPKLAAPHYDHGLRPIAEKAGLLAGMSMTEKQGGSDVRANTTTAEPLADGTYRLVGHKWFTSAPMNDVFLTLAQAPGGLSCFLVPRVLPDGSRNEIRVQRLKDKLGNKSNASAEIEYTGAIGHLIGEEGRGVRCIIEMVSMTRLDCVLGSAANVRLALSEAAHHVQHRSAFGERLVDLPLMQNVLADLALESEAATTLAMRLAAAVEQGEHDLLRLALPATKYYVCKRAPAVVAEALECLGGNGYVEESGMPRLYREAPLMSIWEGSGNVTALDLLRALAKQPAARDAVEAELDAASGADRHFDDALRRLRAELDDPSPGKARALAELLALTLQSALLLRHAPSHVAEAFTATRLGAAGRTFGSTPIAGARTLLERVAPNR; from the coding sequence GTGCACAGCACCCACCAGGTGACCAACCAGCCACCGCCGCTGTCCGGATTCGACCCGCTCGCCTGCGACCCGGCGCTGGGTGCGGCGCTCACCCGCTACGCCGTCGGGGACCTCACCGCGCTGGCGAAGGAGGCGGGATCGGAAGAGGCCCGTGAGCACGGCAGGCTCGCCAACGAGAACCCGCCGCAGCTGCGCACCCACGACCGCTACGGCCACCGCGTCGACGAGGTCGAGTTCCACCCGTCCTGGCACTGGCTGATGTCGCGCGCGGTCGAGCACGGCCTGCACGCCGCGCCGTGGACGTCCGGCCCCGGCGCGCACCTGCGCCGAGCCGCCGGCTTCTACCTGTGGTCGCAGGTCGAGGCCGGGCACGGCTGCCCGATCTCGATGACCTACTCGGCGGTGCCCGCGCTGCGCTACCAGCCGGAGCTGGCCGCCGAGCTGGTGCCGAAGCTCGCGGCACCGCACTACGACCACGGGTTGCGCCCGATCGCGGAGAAGGCCGGGCTGCTGGCCGGCATGTCGATGACCGAGAAGCAGGGCGGCTCGGACGTGCGGGCCAACACCACGACCGCCGAACCGCTCGCCGACGGCACCTACCGGCTCGTCGGGCACAAGTGGTTCACCTCGGCGCCGATGAACGACGTGTTCCTCACCCTGGCGCAGGCGCCCGGCGGGTTGAGCTGCTTCCTGGTGCCGCGGGTGCTGCCGGACGGCAGCCGCAACGAGATCCGCGTCCAGCGGCTCAAGGACAAGCTGGGCAACAAGTCCAACGCCTCGGCCGAGATCGAGTACACCGGCGCGATCGGGCACCTCATCGGCGAGGAGGGCCGGGGCGTCCGCTGCATCATCGAGATGGTGTCGATGACCCGGCTCGACTGCGTCCTGGGCTCAGCGGCCAACGTCCGGCTCGCGCTGTCCGAAGCGGCGCACCACGTGCAGCACCGCAGCGCCTTCGGCGAGCGCCTGGTGGACCTGCCGCTGATGCAGAACGTGCTGGCCGACCTGGCGCTGGAGTCCGAGGCGGCGACGACGCTGGCGATGCGGCTGGCCGCCGCGGTGGAGCAGGGCGAGCACGACCTGCTGCGCCTGGCGCTGCCCGCGACGAAGTACTACGTCTGCAAGCGCGCCCCCGCGGTCGTCGCGGAAGCGCTGGAGTGCCTGGGCGGCAACGGCTACGTCGAGGAGTCCGGCATGCCGCGGCTGTACCGGGAAGCGCCGCTGATGTCGATCTGGGAGGGCTCGGGCAACGTCACCGCCCTCGACCTGCTGCGCGCGCTGGCCAAGCAACCGGCCGCGCGGGACGCCGTCGAGGCGGAGCTGGACGCGGCGTCCGGCGCGGACCGGCACTTCGACGACGCGCTGCGCCGCCTGCGCGCCGAGCTCGACGACCCGTCCCCGGGCAAGGCCCGGGCCCTGGCGGAGCTGCTGGCCCTGACCCTGCAGTCCGCGCTGCTGCTGCGGCACGCCCCGTCGCACGTCGCGGAGGCCTTCACCGCCACCCGGCTCGGCGCCGCCGGACGCACCTTCGGCTCCACCCCGATCGCGGGCGCCCGCACCCTGCTGGAGCGCGTCGCGCCGAACCGCTGA
- a CDS encoding DUF501 domain-containing protein, with translation MKPDATVSEADRECVRRQLGRPPRGLHAIAARDAAGEPTVVQTWPRLEDGTPFPTLYYLTSPQLVSHASTLEAEGVMREMQARLATDEELAAQYRRAHESYLAERDALEPLGTEVSAGGMPGRVKCLHVHVAHALAKGPGVNPFGDEAVELIAERWPEHRSLLNR, from the coding sequence GTGAAACCGGACGCGACGGTCAGCGAGGCCGACCGGGAGTGCGTCCGCCGGCAGCTGGGCCGCCCGCCGCGCGGCCTGCACGCGATCGCCGCGCGGGACGCCGCGGGCGAGCCGACGGTGGTGCAGACCTGGCCGCGGCTGGAGGACGGGACCCCCTTCCCGACGCTGTACTACTTGACCTCGCCGCAGCTCGTGTCGCACGCCTCGACCCTCGAGGCCGAGGGCGTGATGCGCGAGATGCAGGCCCGGCTGGCCACCGACGAGGAGCTGGCCGCGCAGTACCGCCGCGCGCACGAGTCCTACCTCGCCGAGCGCGACGCCCTGGAGCCGCTGGGCACCGAGGTCAGCGCGGGCGGCATGCCGGGGCGGGTCAAGTGCCTCCACGTGCACGTCGCGCACGCGCTGGCCAAGGGGCCCGGGGTGAACCCGTTCGGCGACGAGGCCGTCGAGCTCATCGCCGAGCGCTGGCCGGAGCACCGCTCCCTGCTCAACCGCTGA
- a CDS encoding FtsB family cell division protein — protein sequence MPVGRAPDPRRRRQGGTPAQRRTERARRGTAGKSGGRPGRQSASRSRRPRSSTAGAFKLSSTRRAAGLAMLFCVMALSVSVPLRTYLSQRAELEAQEQQRAALVQQVNELEKRKQELTDPAQLEAEARARLGYVRPGETPYIVEVPTAPTTPPPPAESVDDGLPWYEELWNSLMGKES from the coding sequence ATGCCGGTCGGGCGCGCACCGGATCCGCGGCGGCGCCGCCAGGGGGGCACCCCGGCGCAGCGCCGGACCGAGCGCGCCCGCCGCGGGACCGCGGGGAAGTCGGGCGGGAGACCGGGGCGGCAGTCGGCGTCCCGGTCCCGCCGCCCCCGGTCGAGCACCGCAGGCGCGTTCAAGCTCTCCTCGACGAGGCGGGCCGCCGGGCTGGCGATGCTGTTCTGCGTGATGGCGCTGAGCGTGTCGGTGCCGCTGCGCACCTACCTGAGCCAGCGCGCCGAGCTGGAGGCGCAGGAGCAGCAGCGCGCCGCCCTGGTGCAGCAGGTCAACGAGCTGGAGAAGCGCAAGCAGGAGCTCACCGACCCGGCCCAGCTGGAGGCCGAGGCGCGGGCCCGGCTCGGCTACGTCCGGCCCGGCGAGACGCCGTACATCGTGGAGGTGCCCACCGCGCCGACCACGCCACCACCCCCGGCGGAGTCCGTCGACGACGGCCTGCCGTGGTACGAAGAGCTCTGGAACTCGCTCATGGGGAAGGAATCGTGA
- the eno gene encoding phosphopyruvate hydratase, whose product MAIIEQVGAREILDSRGNPTVEVEVALEDGTLSRAAVPSGASTGEHEAVELRDGDAGRYGGKGVENAVAAVLDEIGPELVGLDATEQRVVDQKLVDLDGTPAKSRLGANAVLGVSLAVAKAAAEASGLELFRYVGGPNAHVLPVPMMNILNGGAHADTGVDIQEFMIAPIGADTFSEALRWGAETYHALKSVLKSKGLATGLGDEGGFAPDLPNNREALDLIASAVEKAGYKLGRDIVLALDVAATEFFADGTYSFEGSQRTADQMAEYYQELLGAYPLVSIEDPLSEDDWDGWSSLTEQVGDQVQLVGDDLFVTNPERLEEGISRGAANALLVKVNQIGTLSETLDAVALATSCGYKSMMSHRSGETEDTTIADLAVATGCGQIKTGAPARSERVAKYNQLLRIEEALGDAARYAGELAFPRFSPES is encoded by the coding sequence GTGGCGATCATCGAGCAGGTCGGTGCCCGCGAGATCCTGGACTCCCGCGGGAACCCCACCGTCGAGGTCGAGGTGGCACTGGAGGACGGCACGCTCAGCCGCGCCGCGGTCCCCTCGGGCGCTTCGACCGGCGAGCACGAGGCCGTCGAGCTGCGCGACGGCGACGCCGGCCGCTACGGCGGCAAGGGCGTGGAGAACGCGGTCGCGGCGGTGCTGGACGAGATCGGGCCGGAGCTGGTCGGGCTCGACGCCACCGAGCAGCGCGTCGTCGACCAGAAGCTGGTCGACCTGGACGGCACGCCGGCCAAGTCCCGCCTGGGCGCCAACGCGGTCCTGGGCGTGTCGCTCGCGGTCGCCAAGGCCGCCGCGGAGGCCTCGGGCCTGGAGCTGTTCCGCTACGTCGGCGGCCCGAACGCCCACGTGCTGCCGGTGCCGATGATGAACATCCTCAACGGTGGTGCGCACGCCGACACCGGCGTCGACATCCAGGAGTTCATGATCGCGCCGATCGGTGCGGACACCTTCTCGGAAGCGCTGCGCTGGGGCGCGGAGACCTACCACGCGCTGAAGTCGGTGCTCAAGTCCAAGGGCCTGGCCACCGGCCTGGGCGACGAGGGCGGTTTCGCCCCCGACCTGCCGAACAACCGCGAGGCGCTGGACCTGATCGCCTCCGCGGTGGAGAAGGCCGGGTACAAGCTGGGCCGCGACATCGTGCTGGCGCTGGACGTCGCCGCCACCGAGTTCTTCGCCGACGGCACCTACAGCTTCGAGGGCTCCCAGCGCACCGCCGACCAGATGGCGGAGTACTACCAGGAGCTGCTCGGCGCCTACCCGCTGGTCTCCATCGAGGACCCGCTGTCGGAGGACGACTGGGACGGCTGGTCCAGCCTGACCGAGCAGGTCGGCGACCAGGTCCAGCTGGTCGGTGACGACCTGTTCGTGACCAACCCGGAGCGCCTGGAGGAGGGCATCTCGCGGGGTGCGGCGAACGCGCTGCTGGTCAAGGTCAACCAGATCGGCACCCTGTCGGAGACGCTGGACGCGGTCGCCCTGGCCACCTCGTGCGGCTACAAGAGCATGATGAGCCACCGCTCCGGCGAGACCGAGGACACCACGATCGCCGACCTGGCGGTGGCCACCGGCTGCGGCCAGATCAAGACCGGTGCTCCGGCCCGCAGCGAGCGGGTTGCCAAGTACAACCAGCTGCTGCGCATCGAGGAGGCCCTCGGTGACGCGGCCCGCTACGCGGGCGAGCTGGCGTTCCCGCGGTTCAGCCCGGAGAGCTGA
- a CDS encoding tetratricopeptide repeat protein: MTTEGTVGAFRRAEELLAQRRPLEALRVLEPVLEVDADKPSVQLLLGRAYYFSAQLRRAERAFLRVLEFDPSDHYARLVLGRTLQRLGRLHEARAQIRLAATMCPTPAYQEALGEINAHIAARG; this comes from the coding sequence ATGACGACCGAAGGCACCGTCGGAGCGTTCCGCCGAGCGGAGGAACTGCTCGCGCAACGCCGTCCGCTCGAGGCGCTCCGCGTCCTCGAGCCGGTCCTCGAGGTCGACGCGGACAAGCCGAGCGTCCAGCTGCTGCTCGGCCGCGCGTACTACTTCTCCGCCCAGCTGCGCCGCGCCGAGCGCGCCTTCCTGCGGGTGCTGGAGTTCGACCCGTCCGACCACTACGCGCGGCTGGTGCTGGGCCGCACGTTGCAACGGCTGGGTCGCCTGCACGAGGCGCGGGCCCAGATCCGGCTGGCCGCGACGATGTGCCCGACGCCCGCCTACCAGGAAGCCCTCGGCGAGATCAACGCGCACATCGCGGCCCGCGGCTGA